A genomic window from Lactobacillus sp. ESL0677 includes:
- a CDS encoding ABC transporter ATP-binding protein, with translation MINTLRKSIRQYKKQSLLSPLFVTGEVIIEMLIPYLVGILIDNGIMKGNMAYITKWGTILLILTIVSLVLGASASYVSAHAAAGFAANLRKDMFYHVQDYSFENIDKFSSASLVTRMTTDVNNIQMAYQMIIRIAVRAPMMLIVSVIMSVIISPRLSLIFVVLAPIFILLLAVVIKSAYPYFPRIFRGYDRMNQVVRENIRGIREVKTYVQEKPQTAEFKKSSGFIYKLFSTAQKIMSLNSLIVMAVLNISNLAICWFGAKEIVGGSLQTGQLISMFSYSNSVLNSLNILAMIFTQLVISGASGRRIADVINEKPSIENPHKPLTNFNNGEVIFDHVNFKYDNDDKALALNDINLHIRPGETIGMIGKTGSSKSTLVSMIPRLYDTDSGAVRVSGHNVKSYDLKTLRDNVAMVLQNNVLFSGTIKDNLKWGNENATDEEVIAAAKVAHADDFIQEMPDKYDTMVEQGGTNVSGGQKQRITIARALLKKPKILILDDSTSAVDTQTEREIREALAKNMPETTKIIISQRIVSIKDADRIVVMNEGKIQDIGTHDELMKNNELYSSIAKFQEEQKK, from the coding sequence ATGATTAACACACTGCGTAAATCAATTCGGCAGTATAAGAAGCAGTCTTTACTGTCGCCTTTATTTGTCACGGGTGAAGTTATCATTGAAATGTTAATCCCGTATCTAGTCGGTATTTTAATCGACAACGGAATTATGAAGGGGAACATGGCCTACATTACTAAATGGGGCACAATTCTTCTGATTTTGACGATTGTTTCACTGGTTTTAGGGGCTAGTGCTAGTTACGTGTCAGCTCACGCCGCTGCCGGCTTTGCCGCTAATTTGCGTAAAGACATGTTTTATCATGTTCAAGATTATTCATTTGAAAATATTGATAAGTTTTCAAGTGCTAGTCTGGTAACGCGGATGACGACGGACGTTAACAACATTCAAATGGCCTACCAAATGATCATCAGAATTGCGGTTAGAGCACCAATGATGCTGATTGTGTCAGTCATTATGTCAGTTATCATCAGCCCGCGTTTGTCGTTAATCTTTGTTGTGTTGGCACCGATTTTCATTCTGCTATTGGCAGTTGTGATTAAGAGTGCTTACCCATACTTTCCACGGATCTTTAGAGGTTATGACCGGATGAACCAAGTAGTTCGGGAGAACATTCGCGGTATTCGAGAAGTAAAGACTTACGTCCAAGAAAAGCCACAAACGGCTGAATTTAAGAAGTCATCTGGTTTTATTTACAAATTATTCTCAACAGCACAAAAGATTATGTCTTTGAACTCATTAATCGTAATGGCTGTTTTGAATATCTCTAACCTAGCTATCTGCTGGTTTGGTGCTAAAGAAATTGTCGGTGGCAGTTTGCAAACCGGTCAATTAATTTCTATGTTTTCATACTCTAACTCTGTTTTAAACAGTCTGAACATTTTGGCAATGATCTTTACGCAGTTAGTTATTTCTGGTGCTAGTGGCCGCAGAATTGCTGATGTAATTAATGAAAAGCCATCAATTGAAAATCCACATAAGCCATTGACTAACTTCAATAATGGTGAAGTGATTTTTGATCATGTAAACTTTAAGTATGACAATGATGATAAGGCCTTGGCTTTAAACGACATTAACTTGCACATTAGGCCGGGTGAAACAATCGGAATGATTGGTAAGACGGGATCATCGAAGTCAACATTGGTATCAATGATTCCGCGGCTTTACGATACCGATTCTGGTGCCGTACGGGTGTCAGGACACAACGTTAAGTCATATGATTTGAAGACCTTGCGCGACAACGTTGCCATGGTTTTACAAAATAATGTCTTATTCTCCGGTACCATTAAGGATAACTTGAAGTGGGGTAACGAGAATGCCACTGATGAAGAAGTAATTGCAGCAGCTAAAGTAGCTCATGCAGACGACTTCATCCAAGAAATGCCTGATAAGTACGACACAATGGTTGAACAAGGCGGGACTAACGTATCTGGTGGGCAGAAGCAAAGAATTACTATTGCTCGGGCCTTGTTGAAGAAGCCAAAGATCTTAATCTTAGATGACTCTACTTCGGCGGTTGATACCCAGACTGAACGTGAAATTCGGGAAGCCCTGGCTAAGAATATGCCAGAAACAACCAAGATTATCATTTCGCAACGGATTGTTTCTATTAAGGATGCAGACCGAATTGTTGTAATGAATGAAGGTAAAATTCAAGATATTGGAACCCACGATGAACTGATGAAGAACAATGAACTTTACAGTTCAATCGCTAAGTTCCAAGAAGAGCAAAAGAAGTAG
- a CDS encoding DUF1129 family protein, whose translation MAEEKKEEQAKIDTNKQEKLKDKIESQNKDDQVKQLEPAELRKELSNKNSDYVFRLQKELELQGKLSQAEAVSKVDEILPQLVVAQHHGQPASTYYNMAPKLKAADMLKPKVRTPADIPFWQYAVDSALLYIAIFVGLFGVIALFQTNQKASAQSSQMGILTLLVVGAMMGVFMTKYNEWVIPAQTGNKKIPWTKLILGMIAMLAILFVLIWVLSIPALRIINPVLSGFANIIVAAVAYGLRWLFRRHYQIIGSVFTPTAKSK comes from the coding sequence ATGGCAGAAGAGAAAAAAGAAGAACAAGCAAAAATCGATACTAATAAGCAGGAAAAGTTAAAAGACAAGATTGAAAGTCAGAATAAGGATGATCAAGTTAAGCAGCTTGAGCCGGCAGAATTGCGTAAAGAATTGAGCAATAAGAACTCTGACTATGTTTTTCGTTTGCAAAAAGAATTGGAATTACAGGGCAAGCTCAGTCAAGCTGAAGCAGTCAGCAAGGTCGATGAGATATTGCCGCAATTAGTTGTGGCACAACATCACGGTCAACCCGCTAGCACCTACTACAATATGGCACCTAAACTAAAGGCTGCTGATATGTTAAAGCCCAAAGTACGCACGCCAGCAGATATTCCGTTCTGGCAATATGCTGTTGATAGTGCCTTACTGTACATCGCAATTTTCGTTGGGTTGTTTGGCGTAATTGCCTTGTTCCAAACTAACCAAAAGGCAAGTGCGCAAAGCTCACAAATGGGAATTTTGACTCTCTTAGTTGTTGGGGCAATGATGGGAGTCTTTATGACTAAGTATAATGAATGGGTTATTCCTGCTCAGACAGGGAACAAAAAGATTCCGTGGACTAAGTTAATCTTGGGCATGATTGCCATGTTAGCAATTTTATTTGTACTCATTTGGGTATTGTCAATTCCAGCTTTACGGATTATCAATCCAGTCTTATCAGGATTTGCAAACATTATTGTGGCAGCAGTTGCTTATGGTTTACGTTGGCTCTTTAGACGGCATTACCAGATTATTGGTTCAGTCTTTACACCGACCGCAAAAAGCAAATAG
- a CDS encoding ABC transporter ATP-binding protein, which translates to MDNAIENKNASKGGKRSTTLWRLLKLVATTSPWMLITSMIAIVLAAGANVLGSLFIERLINDYIMPLLKQAQPNFMPLLHAIEVMFGIYAIGFISNYLFAVLMAVLAQKTQYRVRNEMFSHMEQLPISYFDENDYGDIMSRYTNDIDTLMQMISQSIPQFMNSTLNLVFVLAAMFSLSWQLTIFTLIIFALSIGIVKFLTTRSAHFFKLQQKELGQVNGYNEEMLSGLKVIKVFSHEPEVEADFDKYNESLRDASGKANTYATVLFPIMGNVGNLLYVIIAVLGGAVAINKIAPLSLGVIGAFLQLSKQFAMPIAQISQQLNSIVMALAGAERIFQLEDQPVEIDNGDVTISKDEDVKGSWYWNVPQKDGSVKKIRVKGHIVFDNVNFSYSPDKQILYNISIDAKPGMKVALVGETGAGKTTISNMINRFYEIASGTITYDGIPITRIKKDDLRQSLSIVLQDTHMFTGTIMDNIRFGNPEASDDEVYQAARLSHADEFIHHLDDGYKTIIDGNGGDLSQGQMQLLSIARAMIADEPVMILDEATSSIDTQTEKLVQAGMDNLLAGRTSFVIAHRLSTIVNSDLILVLDHGHIIEAGNHDKLIKEKGYYYELYTGKKEIE; encoded by the coding sequence TTGGATAACGCAATAGAAAATAAAAATGCAAGTAAGGGCGGTAAGCGTTCCACTACTTTGTGGCGGTTACTTAAATTAGTCGCAACTACTAGTCCATGGATGCTCATCACATCAATGATTGCGATTGTCTTAGCGGCTGGTGCCAATGTTTTAGGGTCACTATTTATTGAGCGACTAATTAATGATTACATCATGCCGTTATTGAAGCAGGCACAACCTAACTTTATGCCATTACTCCATGCAATTGAGGTTATGTTTGGCATTTATGCAATTGGTTTTATTTCTAACTACCTGTTTGCTGTTTTGATGGCTGTTTTGGCACAAAAGACGCAGTACAGAGTTAGAAATGAAATGTTTAGTCACATGGAACAATTGCCGATTTCATACTTTGATGAAAATGACTACGGTGACATCATGAGTCGGTATACTAACGATATCGATACGCTGATGCAGATGATTTCGCAGTCAATTCCACAGTTTATGAACTCAACATTGAACTTAGTCTTTGTTTTGGCTGCAATGTTCAGCTTGAGTTGGCAATTAACCATTTTCACGTTGATTATTTTCGCCCTGTCAATCGGGATTGTTAAGTTTTTGACTACGCGCTCAGCTCACTTCTTCAAGCTTCAGCAAAAAGAATTGGGTCAAGTCAACGGTTATAATGAAGAAATGTTAAGCGGCTTGAAAGTGATTAAGGTCTTCAGTCATGAACCAGAAGTTGAAGCAGATTTTGACAAATATAATGAAAGTTTGCGGGATGCTTCTGGTAAGGCCAACACTTACGCCACAGTTTTGTTCCCAATTATGGGTAACGTTGGTAACCTGCTGTATGTTATTATTGCCGTTCTTGGTGGTGCGGTTGCCATTAACAAGATTGCGCCATTATCACTTGGTGTAATCGGCGCCTTCCTGCAATTATCAAAGCAATTTGCAATGCCAATTGCGCAGATTTCGCAACAGTTGAACTCAATCGTTATGGCCTTAGCAGGTGCTGAACGGATTTTCCAATTAGAAGACCAACCAGTTGAAATTGATAATGGTGACGTTACGATTTCTAAAGATGAGGACGTTAAGGGCAGTTGGTACTGGAATGTACCGCAAAAAGACGGTTCAGTTAAGAAAATTAGAGTTAAGGGCCACATTGTTTTTGACAATGTTAACTTTAGTTATTCACCAGATAAGCAGATTTTGTACAATATTTCAATTGATGCTAAGCCGGGAATGAAGGTTGCCTTGGTTGGTGAAACTGGTGCTGGTAAGACTACGATTTCCAACATGATTAACCGGTTCTACGAAATTGCGTCGGGAACAATTACTTATGACGGGATTCCGATTACGCGGATTAAGAAGGACGACTTGCGGCAGTCACTGTCTATCGTTCTGCAGGATACGCACATGTTTACGGGTACTATTATGGATAATATTCGTTTTGGTAATCCAGAAGCTAGTGATGATGAAGTTTACCAAGCAGCTCGCTTATCGCACGCTGACGAGTTTATTCATCATTTGGATGACGGCTACAAGACAATTATTGACGGTAACGGTGGGGACTTGTCTCAAGGACAAATGCAACTGCTCAGTATTGCGCGAGCAATGATTGCTGACGAACCCGTAATGATTTTGGATGAAGCAACATCGAGTATTGATACGCAAACTGAAAAATTGGTTCAGGCTGGGATGGATAACCTTCTTGCTGGC